From the Drosophila simulans strain w501 chromosome 2L, Prin_Dsim_3.1, whole genome shotgun sequence genome, the window ATCCCGGTAGCAGTGGACGGATGAGGGCACTTACCTTCTTCCTGAAGATGGGCTTGGTCTGACCTCCGAAACCCTGCTGCTTCCTGTCGTAACGACGCCTGCCCTGAGCTCCCTTGCGCTCCTTGGACTTCTTGTACTGCGTCACCTTGTGCAGCTTGTGGACCTTGCACTTCTTGCAGAAGGTGCGGCGTTGTTTCGGTACGTTCACctggaaaacacacaaatccCATTAGTACAAAATTCCTTGGGCAGCGACACCGAATTTTTAAGGCGAACAGCAACGCACTTGTTGGCCGTCGCGATCCGCGATACACCGCTCCTTAAGTCAGTCATTTCGGTATTCCCGCTCTGGTGGCGGAATCACTTAATTTCGGGCATAACAATTGCGGATGTTCTACGATTTTGGGAAACGCTTACCATCTTGATTTCGTGAAGgcgaaaaaagaaggaaatcACATAGCGATGGCAGCGTGCTGTCAAGCCATGAGCTATCGATAGGTTATCGTTTCACTGTTGTGACTAGATATGCATATCGATGCTTGGATTGTTCTTAAGCACTGTTTAAACTGTTTTTTACCTTTTGAAGTAAATTCGACAGtttttacatttgttttgAATGTGCATATATTAAAACTTTGCACAGAAgaatactattattattagtgAGTAAAGTTTGTAAACGCCTTATCAACTAGTTATATtatctttgtttgttttatgaatTGTTAGTATCACGAAAACCTTATCTGCGAACCTACGTAACATATAAAAGAATACATTTTCGTCCcacattaatttttgtcaagtaatttttaatgttCAAGGAATCTAATATGCTAATTAATgacagaaaataatatatttcatatataatatttcgATATATTTCTTAATGGTCACTTTATGCAGAGCGCTGCCAGATCAGATTTAAAGAAAATACCAAAAAGTGAAAGTGGCATTGCCATCCAACACGAAAcatatgttttgttttgctcgcgACTTGCAGCGATAGGCGGCGACAAACAACGTCGTTATCGAAGACCGATAGGGCccgatacaaaaaaaataaatcgaaatattttcaacaattttccgtggaaaataattggaaatatAGCGAATATCCAGCAGCCCAAACCGAATGCGCTGGTGGCCCGGGCCCAGCGGCAAGTCGTGAGCAATGGCAGCAGCCAGCGGGCGCTGGCTAGAGCAAATCTAAACGGCCAAAACGGCAACCAGTGAGATAgccaaaaatttgcataaaaagtgAGCGattaaaatgcagaaaatgtACGCGTTGCTGGCAACCTTGACATTCTGGACGCTGGTGCTGCAAACAGAGCAGGCCCACCCGTCCACATCGCCGTCGGCGCCGTGCGATCGCAGCCGGAAGGTGTTCACGGAGCCCTACGGCGAAATCTCCGATGGACCCTCCGGCTTTAACTACACGCAGGACTCGCATTGCGAGTGGCTCATCAAGGCGCGCAATGATAGCCAGTACATCACGCTAACCTTCCATAGCATGGGCACCGAGTGCTCCTACGACTACATCTACGTCTACGATGGCGACTCCTTTAACTCGACCCTCCTGGGGAGCTTCAGTGGACGCACCCAGCCCCAGCGACTGGTGGCACGCAGCGGGAGTGTAAGTTGTGTTCTGCCTGTTAACTATATAGGACCTATTTGTGGAATAAAGGTTTTCAAAAACTTGCACAATTAGAAACCCGGAATATGTGCACCTTACATGACCTTCAATGAGACAAG encodes:
- the LOC27209178 gene encoding 60S ribosomal protein L44, which encodes MVNVPKQRRTFCKKCKVHKLHKVTQYKKSKERKGAQGRRRYDRKQQGFGGQTKPIFRKKAKTTKKIVLRMECTECKYRKQTPLKRCKHFELGGDKKRKGQMIQF